The following proteins come from a genomic window of Aphis gossypii isolate Hap1 unplaced genomic scaffold, ASM2018417v2 Contig00328, whole genome shotgun sequence:
- the LOC126553788 gene encoding uncharacterized protein LOC126553788 isoform X3, with amino-acid sequence MTTDAVWNQKKTEAWSKITCLYNMQQKSGIRIDVQLKHLYDGLKRDARKEKSHDKVQRYITGGGTHIPSISKSTEKIFGLLGEQLDPLNNVVDCDGDYNTGHQSVDVEDALDDGTSNDLYNSGSGMNK; translated from the exons ATGacg acTGATGCGGTTTGGAATCAAAAGAAAACTGAAGCCTGGTCAAAGATTACTTGTTTGTACAATATGCAACAAAAATCAGGCATCAGAATTGATGTACAATTAAAACACTTGTACGATGGACTGAAAAGAGATGCTAGGAAAGAAAAAAGTCACGATaag gtacaaaggTATATAACAGGTGGAGGTACTCACATCCCaagtatttcaaaatctacagaaaaaatttttggtttaCTGGGAGAACAATTAGATCCCCTAAATAATGTAGTAGATTGTGATGGTGACTACAATAcag gGCATCAAAGTGTAGATGTAGAAGATGCTTTAGATGATGGAACATCAAACGATTTGTATAATAGTGGATCaggtatgaataaataa
- the LOC126553788 gene encoding uncharacterized protein LOC126553788 isoform X1: MSEVNVSEFKSKRQRGKNFTEWEKDMLIDLILPFKSIIENMKTDAVWNQKKTEAWSKITCLYNMQQKSGIRIDVQLKHLYDGLKRDARKEKSHDKVQRYITGGGTHIPSISKSTEKIFGLLGEQLDPLNNVVDCDGDYNTGHQSVDVEDALDDGTSNDLYNSGSGMNK, translated from the exons atgtcaGAAGTGAATGTAAGTGAGTTCAAATCAAAACGGCAACGGGGAAAAAATTTTACAGAATGGGAGAAAGATATGCTAATTGACTTGATATTACCATTCAAGtcaataattgaaaacatGAAA acTGATGCGGTTTGGAATCAAAAGAAAACTGAAGCCTGGTCAAAGATTACTTGTTTGTACAATATGCAACAAAAATCAGGCATCAGAATTGATGTACAATTAAAACACTTGTACGATGGACTGAAAAGAGATGCTAGGAAAGAAAAAAGTCACGATaag gtacaaaggTATATAACAGGTGGAGGTACTCACATCCCaagtatttcaaaatctacagaaaaaatttttggtttaCTGGGAGAACAATTAGATCCCCTAAATAATGTAGTAGATTGTGATGGTGACTACAATAcag gGCATCAAAGTGTAGATGTAGAAGATGCTTTAGATGATGGAACATCAAACGATTTGTATAATAGTGGATCaggtatgaataaataa
- the LOC126553788 gene encoding uncharacterized protein LOC126553788 isoform X2, which yields MSEVNVSEFKSKRQRGKNFTEWEKDMLIDLILPFKSIIENMKTDAVWNQKKTEAWSKITCLYNMQQKSGIRIDVQLKHLYDGLKRDARKEKSHDKVQRYITGGGTHIPSISKSTEKIFGLLGEQLDPLNNVVDCDGDYNTGRASKCRCRRCFR from the exons atgtcaGAAGTGAATGTAAGTGAGTTCAAATCAAAACGGCAACGGGGAAAAAATTTTACAGAATGGGAGAAAGATATGCTAATTGACTTGATATTACCATTCAAGtcaataattgaaaacatGAAA acTGATGCGGTTTGGAATCAAAAGAAAACTGAAGCCTGGTCAAAGATTACTTGTTTGTACAATATGCAACAAAAATCAGGCATCAGAATTGATGTACAATTAAAACACTTGTACGATGGACTGAAAAGAGATGCTAGGAAAGAAAAAAGTCACGATaag gtacaaaggTATATAACAGGTGGAGGTACTCACATCCCaagtatttcaaaatctacagaaaaaatttttggtttaCTGGGAGAACAATTAGATCCCCTAAATAATGTAGTAGATTGTGATGGTGACTACAATAcaggtag gGCATCAAAGTGTAGATGTAGAAGATGCTTTAGATGA